A DNA window from Impatiens glandulifera chromosome 7, dImpGla2.1, whole genome shotgun sequence contains the following coding sequences:
- the LOC124945790 gene encoding AT-hook motif nuclear-localized protein 28-like, whose translation MKGEYLQDKDHQHHQHPNSIMFSKLHQTHKFHPNPNPNPNPNPYQASEEQDSRRSPVTALLGDGATIEVVRRPRGRPPGSKNRQKPPVIITREPEPSMSPYILELSGGNDIVESVTRFCRKRNTGLCIFSGSGAVINVTLRQPSTTPGATVTFHGRFDILSLSSTILPVTAGSMVPPTSTANGCFTISLGGPQGQIVGGIVVGPLLAAGTVYLIAASFNNPVFQRLPMDQDVRDSGGSGNDGQSQSAVSGGGEDGLSVYGSHMGSDVIWGTAAARQPPPPPPHY comes from the coding sequence ATGAAGGGAGAATATTTACAAGACAAAGATCATCAGCATCATCAACATCCAAACAGCATCATGTTCTCCAAGCTTCATCAAACACACAAATTTCATCCAAACCCGAAcccaaatccaaatccaaaccCATACCAGGCTTCTGAAGAACAGGACAGTCGCCGTAGTCCTGTTACAGCCTTACTAGGCGACGGCGCCACCATAGAAGTCGTCCGACGTCCACGTGGCCGACCACCAGGATCAAAGAACAGACAAAAACCACCCGTTATTATAACCCGGGAACCCGAACCGTCTATGAGTCCATACATCCTCGAGCTATCAGGAGGAAACGACATAGTCGAATCAGTAACCCGGTTCTGTCGGAAAAGGAATACTGGTCTATGTATCTTTTCCGGTTCAGGGGCAGTTATCAATGTTACTCTCCGGCAACCTTCTACTACTCCCGGCGCCACCGTGACTTTCCACGGCCGATTCGACATACTTTCTCTTTCGTCCACGATTTTGCCGGTGACGGCAGGTTCGATGGTCCCTCCGACGTCGACGGCTAATGGATGTTTCACGATCTCTTTGGGTGGTCCACAGGGGCAGATTGTAGGGGGGATAGTTGTAGGCCCACTTTTAGCTGCGGGGACGGTTTACCTAATTGCTGCTTCGTTTAATAATCCGGTTTTTCAGAGGTTGCCGATGGATCAAGATGTTAGAGATTCTGGAGGATCTGGAAATGATGGGCAGTCGCAGTCGGCGGTTTCTGGTGGTGGAGAAGATGGGTTGTCTGTTTATGGATCGCATATGGGTTCGGATGTGATTTGGGGAACCGCCGCCGCCAGAcagcctcctcctcctccgcccCATTACTGA
- the LOC124945048 gene encoding mitochondrial uncoupling protein 5-like: MGIKGFVEGGIASVIAGCSTHPLDLIKVRMQLQGENNVKQEIHSLRPAFAYHGGAAAAAPIVPPKVGPVSVGIKIFQTEGIPALFSGISATVLRQTLYSTTRMGLYEILKEKWSDPKSGTLPLGSKIGAGLIAGGIGAAVGNPADVAMVRMQADGRLPISQRRNYKSVVDAITQMSKQEGITSLWRGSSLTVNRAMIVTASQLASYDQVKEMIIEKGLMKDGLGTHVTASFAAGFVASVASNPVDVIKTRVMNMKVEPGMPAPYSGAIDCALKTIRAEGPFALYKGFIPTISRQGPFTVMLFVTLEQVRKLLKDF; the protein is encoded by the coding sequence ATGGGTATCAAGGGATTCGTTGAAGGAGGAATCGCTTCCGTAATCGCCGGTTGTTCAACCCACCCACTGGATCTAATCAAGGTCCGTATGCAGCTCCAGGGAGAAAACAATGTCAAACAAGAAATCCATTCTCTCCGCCCTGCTTTTGCTTATCACGGCGGCGCCGCCGCCGCAGCCCCGATCGTTCCTCCCAAGGTGGGACCTGTCTCGGTCGGGATCAAGATTTTCCAAACAGAGGGTATCCCTGCTCTGTTCTCCGGGATATCAGCCACCGTCCTCCGACAGACTTTATATTCCACAACCCGGATGGGGTTATACGAGATTCTGAAAGAGAAATGGTCAGATCCTAAATCCGGCACACTTCCACTCGGAAGTAAAATCGGCGCCGGTCTAATCGCCGGTGGGATCGGGGCTGCTGTTGGTAATCCAGCCGATGTAGCGATGGTGAGAATGCAAGCTGATGGAAGACTACCGATTTCTCAACGCAGGAATTACAAGAGTGTTGTTGACGCCATAACCCAGATGTCTAAACAGGAAGGGATTACTTCTCTATGGCGTGGATCGTCTTTAACTGTGAATCGTGCGATGATCGTGACTGCATCGCAACTTGCATCTTATGATCAAGTGAAAGAGATGATTATTGAAAAGGGTTTGATGAAAGATGGACTTGGGACACATGTGACGGCGAGTTTTGCGGCGGGTTTTGTGGCGTCGGTGGCTTCGAATCCGGTTGATGTTATTAAGACTAGGGTGATGAATATGAAAGTTGAACCTGGAATGCCGGCGCCCTATAGTGGAGCTATTGATTGTGCCCTTAAGACTATAAGGGCGGAGGGTCCTTTTGCCCTTTATAAGGGCTTCATACCTACAATTTCAAGGCAAGGACCGTTCACTGTGATGCTGTTTGTGACTCTTGAACAAGTTCGTAAGCTTCTTAAGGACTTTTAA